A region from the Prevotella melaninogenica genome encodes:
- a CDS encoding glycosyltransferase family 4 protein, giving the protein MKKKLIRVTTADISLNSLLKGQLKFLNQYFEVIGVAKDTGVLKEVQEREGIRVVDAPLERPISLLKDLKGLWFLYRLFRKEKPWCVHANTPKGSLLAMIAAGFAGIPHRVYTVTGLRYQGAHGILRIILKTMERLSCLFATNVIPEGQGVLHALHKDSITNKPLRVIWNGNINGVDTEFFLPAEDKIEKSDIFTFVFIGRIVKDKGMHELTECMRQLNCRLILVGSFEQEDAVSEADKEFLTTSDKVKFVGWQSDVRPFLAQADALVFPSYREGFPNVPMQAGAMGLSCIVTNINGCNEIIKDGLNGKIIAAPLKEGSEVMQQALFNTMKWFIEHPEEAKRMGRNARPMICERFEQKDIWKALKEFYDAL; this is encoded by the coding sequence ATGAAGAAGAAATTAATTCGCGTTACAACTGCGGACATATCTTTAAATAGTTTGCTAAAAGGGCAGCTGAAATTTTTGAACCAATACTTTGAGGTTATTGGTGTTGCAAAGGATACAGGGGTACTGAAGGAAGTTCAGGAACGAGAGGGAATCCGCGTTGTAGATGCCCCATTGGAGCGCCCTATCAGTTTGTTGAAAGATCTTAAAGGGTTATGGTTTTTGTATCGCTTGTTCCGTAAAGAGAAGCCATGGTGTGTTCATGCTAATACGCCTAAGGGAAGTCTGTTGGCGATGATAGCTGCTGGGTTTGCTGGTATACCTCATAGAGTCTATACCGTTACAGGACTTCGTTACCAAGGAGCACATGGAATTCTTAGAATTATTCTTAAAACTATGGAACGCCTTTCATGCCTTTTTGCTACGAATGTTATTCCAGAAGGGCAGGGGGTGTTACATGCCTTGCACAAAGATAGTATTACTAATAAGCCATTACGTGTAATTTGGAATGGAAACATTAATGGTGTTGATACAGAATTCTTTTTGCCAGCAGAGGATAAAATCGAGAAGTCTGATATCTTTACTTTTGTCTTTATTGGAAGAATTGTTAAAGATAAGGGAATGCATGAACTCACTGAATGTATGCGACAGTTGAATTGTCGATTAATCTTGGTTGGATCATTCGAACAGGAAGATGCTGTGTCTGAAGCCGACAAGGAGTTTTTGACAACTTCTGATAAAGTGAAATTTGTCGGCTGGCAAAGTGATGTTCGTCCTTTCTTAGCTCAAGCAGATGCACTTGTTTTTCCAAGTTATCGTGAAGGATTTCCAAATGTTCCAATGCAAGCGGGTGCTATGGGGTTGTCTTGTATTGTAACGAATATTAATGGTTGCAATGAAATCATTAAAGATGGACTGAATGGTAAAATTATTGCTGCTCCTCTTAAAGAAGGATCAGAGGTTATGCAGCAGGCTTTGTTTAATACTATGAAATGGTTTATTGAGCACCCAGAGGAGGCGAAGCGCATGGGGCGTAACGCTCGTCCTATGATTTGTGAAAGATTTGAACAGAAGGATATTTGGAAGGCTTTAAAAGAGTTTTACGATGCTTTATAA
- a CDS encoding nucleotide sugar dehydrogenase — protein sequence MENIKIAVIGLGYVGLPLARLFSTKFKTVGFDMNQKRVDALMAGHDATLEVSDELLQSALKNGFVCTTNLEDIKDCNFYVVAVPTPVDVNNRPDLKPLWGASETVGKVISKGDIVVYESTVYPGVTEEECLPVVEKVSGLTFNKDFFAGYSPERINPGDKEHTVEKIKKVTSGSTPEIADLVDNVYNAVLINGTHKAPSIKVAEASKIIENSQRDVNIAFMNELAKIFNAMGIDTRDVIDAAASKWNFIKLNPGLVGGHCISVDPYYLIQKAQVYGVLPRIMSAARRLNDGMGDYVANQTIKMMNKKGALVKDSNILILGITFKENCPDVRNTKVVDIYSTLSEYTSNITVFDPWANVDRVKKEYGIDAVETLPKDKKYDAIILAVSHKQFADTDWREKLNENGVIYDVKGFLNRDVVDGRL from the coding sequence ATGGAAAATATTAAAATAGCTGTTATTGGCTTAGGGTATGTTGGCTTGCCTTTGGCAAGATTATTCTCAACAAAGTTTAAGACCGTTGGTTTTGATATGAATCAAAAACGTGTTGATGCATTAATGGCTGGTCATGATGCTACATTAGAAGTGTCAGATGAGTTATTACAGTCTGCTTTAAAAAATGGATTTGTATGTACAACTAATCTTGAGGATATTAAAGACTGTAATTTTTATGTTGTTGCCGTACCAACGCCAGTTGATGTAAATAATCGTCCTGACTTGAAGCCTCTTTGGGGTGCAAGTGAGACGGTTGGTAAAGTTATTTCTAAGGGAGATATTGTTGTTTATGAGTCAACAGTGTATCCTGGTGTAACGGAAGAAGAATGTTTGCCTGTAGTAGAGAAAGTTTCTGGCTTAACATTCAACAAAGACTTTTTTGCAGGTTATTCTCCTGAGCGTATAAACCCAGGCGATAAGGAGCATACTGTAGAGAAAATTAAAAAGGTAACATCGGGTTCTACTCCTGAAATTGCAGATTTGGTAGATAATGTGTATAATGCAGTTCTTATTAATGGAACACATAAAGCACCTTCTATAAAAGTAGCTGAAGCTTCAAAGATTATTGAGAACTCTCAACGTGACGTTAACATTGCCTTTATGAATGAGTTGGCTAAGATTTTCAATGCAATGGGTATTGATACAAGAGATGTGATAGATGCCGCAGCCTCTAAGTGGAATTTTATTAAGTTGAATCCTGGTTTAGTTGGCGGTCATTGTATCAGTGTAGATCCTTATTATCTTATTCAAAAGGCACAGGTCTATGGAGTTTTGCCACGTATAATGTCTGCAGCACGAAGATTGAATGATGGTATGGGAGATTACGTTGCAAATCAGACTATCAAGATGATGAATAAGAAGGGTGCACTCGTCAAAGATTCTAATATCTTAATACTTGGAATCACCTTTAAGGAGAATTGTCCTGATGTACGTAATACTAAGGTTGTTGATATTTATTCTACATTGTCAGAGTACACTTCAAACATTACGGTCTTTGACCCATGGGCTAATGTGGATAGGGTGAAGAAAGAATATGGAATTGATGCTGTTGAAACTTTGCCTAAAGATAAGAAATACGATGCGATTATTCTTGCTGTTTCTCACAAGCAGTTTGCTGATACAGACTGGAGAGAAAAATTGAATGAGAATGGTGTTATCTATGATGTCAAAGGCTTTTTAAATAGAGATGTTGTTGATGGACGACTATAA
- a CDS encoding glycosyltransferase codes for MDDYKYKLSIIIPMYNAEKYIGACLDSILDSDLLKEEYEIVIVNDGSKDNSPEIAQNYASKYSNITYLSQENQGQSTARNYGIKTCQGEYVWCVDADDKLISEQLSKIIEAIDKYNNLDILAVQLQNVTEGGENLDIECCQPTLEHNKVLSGVEAVLSGYNPSSICALITKKQLFIDNDIFFVKGITHQDVELTYRLMPCAQRVVFSDIIPYLYIYHPNSTSKSMVLEKKIKYIKDDIYIIKSFRRLALSFKVTNPQLSSVIFNRSQNVLFGLVYSLYRNKKSWRILGINSAIIAELKKENLYPMHGKFDSVKKMLFVRFILNISFLIE; via the coding sequence ATGGACGACTATAAATATAAACTTAGCATAATCATTCCAATGTATAATGCAGAGAAGTACATTGGGGCTTGCTTAGACTCCATTCTTGACTCTGATTTACTAAAAGAGGAGTATGAAATTGTTATAGTTAATGATGGATCAAAGGATAATTCTCCAGAGATTGCCCAAAACTATGCTTCAAAGTATTCAAATATAACATACTTAAGTCAAGAAAACCAAGGACAAAGCACGGCAAGAAATTATGGAATAAAAACTTGTCAAGGTGAGTATGTCTGGTGTGTTGATGCTGATGATAAACTTATAAGTGAACAGTTGTCAAAGATTATTGAGGCTATAGATAAGTATAATAACTTGGATATTTTAGCTGTTCAACTTCAGAATGTAACAGAAGGAGGAGAGAATTTAGATATTGAATGTTGCCAGCCTACTCTTGAACACAATAAGGTTTTATCAGGCGTAGAGGCTGTTCTTTCTGGTTATAATCCTTCTTCTATCTGTGCTTTAATTACAAAAAAACAGTTATTTATTGATAATGATATATTCTTCGTGAAAGGTATTACACATCAGGATGTAGAACTAACATATAGACTAATGCCATGTGCGCAACGTGTTGTGTTTAGTGATATAATTCCTTATCTGTATATCTATCATCCAAATTCCACCAGCAAATCAATGGTGCTGGAAAAGAAGATAAAGTATATTAAGGATGATATCTATATAATTAAGTCCTTCCGTAGATTAGCACTTTCTTTTAAAGTTACAAATCCACAGTTAAGTAGTGTGATATTTAATCGAAGCCAGAATGTTTTATTTGGCTTGGTATACTCTCTATATCGAAACAAGAAGAGTTGGCGTATATTGGGGATAAATTCTGCTATTATTGCTGAACTTAAGAAAGAAAACTTATATCCTATGCATGGAAAGTTTGACTCAGTAAAAAAAATGTTATTTGTTAGGTTTATCCTAAACATCTCTTTTTTAATAGAGTGA
- a CDS encoding EpsG family protein yields the protein MFFVFLYIVVSAICFSLFRSRRDLTIEWLIGILLILALVVGLGDMLGGYDRYIYCDLFDSNADRIRAGGPFLNPESPLMGYSKEMSYVIWNCLVAYITPNRYIFILITTLFVYSLLFFSLRDIFMKYPISILIFMGLWFFFTFTYLRQVMAASCAWLSYQYVIKKKFVPFLILWFIAYKFHNSAIIFFVFYFLPERKWKKSTIVTVLILSFLIGASGLPMSVYHLYDDALDIQRASSYADDYPGIRVDYVLEVLVMIYLIFSRYDEIPKDRKNLIYLNASLMFCIILLIFLHSSNAGRQSWYYMLGIIYTLSFLSSKRRKLDNYMKMVYMLVTVLYLRIVFGWGILLTPYKSFLTNGHRTNDPIYYKYEYDNGYDADKFYRPAIDIYIP from the coding sequence ATGTTTTTTGTTTTTTTATACATAGTTGTTTCTGCCATTTGTTTTTCCTTGTTTAGAAGTCGACGTGACCTCACTATTGAATGGCTTATAGGTATTTTGTTAATATTGGCATTAGTTGTAGGTTTAGGTGATATGCTGGGCGGTTATGACCGTTATATTTATTGTGATCTTTTTGATTCAAATGCTGATAGAATTCGTGCAGGTGGTCCTTTCCTAAATCCAGAAAGTCCTCTTATGGGATATAGTAAAGAAATGTCGTATGTAATATGGAATTGCTTAGTAGCTTATATAACTCCTAATCGATATATATTTATTCTTATTACAACACTCTTCGTCTATTCACTTTTGTTTTTTTCTCTCCGTGATATCTTCATGAAGTATCCTATTTCTATCTTAATTTTTATGGGACTATGGTTCTTCTTTACATTTACTTATTTGCGACAAGTAATGGCGGCAAGTTGTGCTTGGCTGTCTTATCAATATGTAATAAAAAAGAAATTTGTTCCTTTTTTAATACTTTGGTTTATTGCTTACAAGTTCCATAATTCTGCTATTATATTTTTTGTGTTCTATTTTTTACCAGAAAGGAAATGGAAGAAATCAACTATTGTTACAGTTTTAATACTGTCATTTCTTATAGGTGCTTCAGGATTGCCGATGTCCGTATATCATCTTTATGACGATGCTTTGGATATTCAAAGAGCTTCCAGTTATGCTGATGATTATCCTGGTATCCGAGTTGATTATGTGCTTGAGGTTCTGGTTATGATATACTTAATTTTTTCTCGTTATGATGAAATACCTAAAGATAGAAAAAATCTTATATATTTGAACGCATCTCTGATGTTTTGTATTATCCTCCTAATCTTTCTCCACTCTTCTAATGCAGGTCGACAAAGTTGGTATTATATGTTAGGTATTATATATACACTCTCTTTCTTGTCCTCAAAAAGGAGAAAGTTAGATAATTATATGAAGATGGTATATATGCTTGTAACTGTACTCTATCTGCGTATAGTATTTGGTTGGGGGATACTTTTAACTCCTTATAAGTCTTTCCTCACAAATGGTCATCGGACTAATGATCCTATTTATTATAAGTACGAGTATGACAATGGATATGATGCTGATAAGTTTTATAGGCCAGCCATTGATATATATATACCATAA
- a CDS encoding glycosyltransferase family A protein, with protein sequence MQNSKFKYSVAIRTVGKAGDKYIQELQSLHNQTVKPEHIYVHLAHGFERPKEQVGMEEYIDTPKGLVHQRAAANMVEEEYVLIIDDDVYFPEDAVEKMYNALRKYNADGIAPDTFPSQSMSFFSKVGAYLTNTVKGRKNDGWAIRIQRSGAFSFNSNPEKGAIYPTESAAGTAVFMKTKVWKAIHYEHEVWIDKYPAGTFGEDQLMYQKIIENGFKLLMWYDSGVLHLDANTNKASQKSYDKIYYRAMSQYLTWYRCVYDLPRNTSADKLKNQLAYAYRFLLSCSVRLVYSILQFSPRFLTAHIKGNLDARKFVKSEEYISLPHFVLSPKE encoded by the coding sequence ATGCAGAATTCTAAATTCAAATATTCTGTTGCAATCCGAACAGTTGGAAAAGCTGGGGATAAGTACATTCAAGAGTTGCAGTCACTTCACAATCAAACAGTGAAGCCTGAACATATTTATGTGCATCTTGCTCATGGGTTTGAACGTCCGAAAGAGCAAGTGGGTATGGAGGAGTATATAGATACTCCAAAGGGGTTAGTGCATCAACGAGCTGCCGCTAATATGGTAGAAGAAGAGTATGTGCTAATTATTGATGATGATGTTTATTTCCCTGAAGATGCTGTTGAAAAGATGTATAATGCTTTACGAAAGTATAATGCTGATGGTATTGCACCAGATACTTTTCCTTCTCAAAGTATGAGCTTTTTTTCAAAGGTGGGAGCATATCTGACTAATACGGTTAAAGGACGAAAAAACGATGGATGGGCTATACGTATTCAACGTTCTGGAGCATTCTCCTTTAATAGTAATCCCGAGAAAGGAGCAATCTATCCTACAGAAAGTGCTGCTGGAACTGCAGTCTTTATGAAGACAAAAGTATGGAAAGCTATTCATTATGAACATGAGGTATGGATTGACAAGTATCCTGCTGGTACGTTTGGTGAAGACCAGTTGATGTATCAGAAGATAATAGAGAATGGATTTAAACTATTAATGTGGTATGACTCTGGAGTTCTTCATTTAGATGCAAATACTAATAAAGCCAGTCAGAAATCATACGATAAGATTTATTATCGTGCCATGTCACAGTACTTGACTTGGTATCGTTGTGTTTATGACTTGCCAAGAAACACATCAGCAGATAAATTAAAGAATCAATTGGCTTATGCTTATAGATTTCTATTGAGTTGTAGTGTTAGATTGGTTTATTCTATCCTTCAATTTTCTCCAAGATTTTTGACTGCACATATCAAAGGTAATCTTGATGCTAGAAAATTCGTGAAAAGTGAGGAATATATCAGTTTACCTCATTTTGTTCTTTCACCAAAAGAATAA
- a CDS encoding glycosyltransferase, with protein sequence MRIIMISMMMPAAENIRGTSALPFHLLAGREKNIEVILYSYNLNGLSKEQIDSVAKELDIKIHMLPVPWWYNFILKFLSPFRFFMKFPIGNYFRLSASQLDFIVKENADGIWIYGEELSCVSKQLKDFKRVHTLPDCESLYYYRMLGKRFTMMSTQGYLRIASMYPKYLGMERNFDTSSSVYYHLVGEADVAFLKEINPEIQARFLRHPHYHVAIPAKSISFSSPKIKILIAGQYNIYMRQDSDELIESLVNTKSLSELKNHYIITFLGKGWESHVKTLGDVGYEVCHIKFAPEYIDEICKHDIQITPISIGTGTKGKVLDAIANGLLVIGSWYALENIAVEDKVSCLQYNKVNDVVTMLQQICSSPSQYENIAKKGRQAVLSFHAGSSIAQQLYSLFYNKTH encoded by the coding sequence ATGAGAATTATTATGATATCTATGATGATGCCTGCTGCAGAAAACATTCGTGGTACGAGTGCATTGCCTTTTCATTTATTAGCAGGTAGAGAAAAGAATATAGAAGTTATTTTGTATTCGTATAATTTAAATGGGTTGTCAAAGGAACAGATCGATTCCGTTGCAAAAGAACTTGATATAAAGATCCACATGTTACCAGTACCATGGTGGTATAATTTTATACTTAAGTTTCTTTCACCTTTTAGGTTTTTTATGAAGTTCCCTATTGGTAATTATTTCCGTTTAAGTGCTTCACAATTAGATTTTATTGTCAAAGAGAATGCTGATGGTATATGGATTTATGGTGAGGAGCTTTCTTGTGTCAGCAAGCAGTTAAAGGATTTTAAACGAGTACATACGTTGCCTGATTGTGAGTCTCTTTATTACTATAGAATGCTTGGTAAGCGTTTTACGATGATGAGCACACAAGGATATTTGAGGATTGCATCTATGTATCCGAAGTATTTAGGAATGGAAAGGAACTTTGATACTTCTTCATCAGTATATTATCATTTAGTAGGTGAAGCAGATGTTGCTTTTTTGAAAGAAATAAATCCAGAGATTCAAGCACGTTTTTTAAGGCATCCTCATTATCATGTTGCTATTCCTGCAAAGTCTATCTCTTTTTCATCACCTAAAATAAAGATTTTAATAGCTGGGCAGTATAATATATATATGCGTCAGGATTCAGATGAATTGATAGAAAGTTTGGTAAATACCAAATCTTTATCAGAGTTAAAAAATCATTATATTATTACTTTCTTGGGAAAGGGCTGGGAAAGTCATGTTAAAACTCTCGGTGATGTGGGATATGAAGTTTGTCATATAAAGTTTGCTCCTGAGTATATAGATGAGATCTGCAAGCATGATATACAGATTACGCCTATTAGTATTGGTACTGGCACTAAGGGAAAAGTTCTTGACGCAATTGCTAATGGTTTATTAGTTATAGGATCATGGTATGCATTAGAGAATATAGCCGTAGAAGATAAAGTCTCCTGTTTGCAATATAATAAAGTTAATGACGTTGTTACAATGTTGCAGCAAATATGTTCAAGTCCTTCTCAATATGAAAATATTGCCAAGAAGGGGCGACAAGCAGTACTTAGCTTTCATGCTGGAAGTAGTATTGCGCAGCAGCTTTATTCTTTATTTTATAATAAGACTCATTAG
- a CDS encoding glycosyltransferase family 2 protein, translating into MKNKIITIVTPTYNRADKLPLLFESLCQQSCKDFEWLCIDDGSSDNTEELVGQFIQKMSSSSEGFPIKYIYKKNGGKHSALNIAFKEVQTELLFIVDSDDILVEESIATIIEDWHKLDHKENICGMGYLKGFINNSLIGDAYSKDKFIGNFIDERYNRGVDGDKAEIWATDKIRGFQYPEIEGEKFISESVAWIWLAKQYNMLFVNKIIYLVEYQSGGLSDSGRLLRFRCPKQMVYGSLMTMSKEFSIKIRVKETLLYIVYSLFGKRSLKELFHCEYKLLVFINLVPGYLLYKYWKWKYM; encoded by the coding sequence ATGAAAAATAAAATCATAACAATTGTTACACCTACTTATAATAGGGCTGATAAACTACCTCTATTATTTGAAAGTCTTTGTCAGCAGAGTTGCAAAGATTTTGAATGGTTATGTATAGATGATGGTAGTTCTGATAATACAGAGGAACTTGTCGGACAATTTATTCAGAAAATGTCATCATCATCAGAAGGCTTTCCTATAAAATATATTTATAAGAAGAATGGAGGAAAACATTCTGCATTGAATATTGCATTCAAAGAGGTACAGACAGAGTTGTTGTTTATAGTTGATTCCGATGATATACTCGTAGAGGAATCTATAGCTACCATTATAGAAGATTGGCATAAACTTGACCATAAAGAAAATATTTGTGGGATGGGTTACCTCAAGGGATTTATAAATAATAGCTTAATTGGAGATGCTTATTCTAAAGATAAATTTATTGGTAATTTTATAGATGAACGCTACAACAGAGGAGTTGATGGAGATAAAGCAGAAATTTGGGCAACAGATAAAATTAGAGGTTTTCAATATCCAGAGATTGAAGGTGAGAAGTTCATCTCTGAATCTGTTGCTTGGATTTGGCTGGCTAAGCAATATAACATGCTATTTGTTAATAAAATTATCTACCTTGTTGAGTATCAGTCTGGAGGCTTATCTGATTCTGGTAGATTGTTAAGATTTAGATGTCCTAAACAGATGGTGTATGGTTCACTGATGACGATGTCAAAAGAGTTCTCTATTAAAATACGTGTTAAAGAAACTCTACTTTATATTGTATATTCTCTTTTTGGTAAGAGAAGTCTTAAAGAACTTTTTCATTGTGAGTATAAACTACTTGTATTTATTAATCTTGTTCCAGGATATTTGCTTTACAAGTATTGGAAATGGAAGTATATGTAG
- a CDS encoding acyltransferase family protein: protein MGKDRIAYLDFVKFIAILLVCIGHCYLMSPNLESSIRPIIYSFHMPLFMLVCGYFSIRSLEIPIKSLLEKKSKQLLIPVISCTILIICLFGGGIRLEIIGCVWFLKNLFVCYLIARFVKCVKIPVEITFPLSWVILLIIPYSGTLMINFLYFYFCVGYLIHKYQDYIQSYRVSLFVFSLVFFIAAVCMHWTNPSEKVDINLLMFSPFKFVVQVFVGLSGSIVVIGICELIYKLFGKRQRAGKVLSYFSTIGRYTLGIYIVQTFIIERLITVYIKLNEAVISPAFTDFIFIPLIGSALCCVCYYVVRLTQPIKIINILFYGVQK, encoded by the coding sequence ATGGGTAAAGATAGAATAGCATATTTAGATTTTGTAAAGTTCATAGCAATACTTCTTGTATGTATTGGTCATTGCTATTTAATGAGTCCAAACTTAGAAAGCAGTATTCGACCTATTATCTATTCTTTTCACATGCCGCTGTTTATGTTGGTGTGTGGTTATTTTTCCATTCGTAGCTTAGAAATACCTATCAAATCTCTTTTGGAAAAGAAGAGTAAACAATTGTTGATTCCTGTTATATCGTGTACCATTTTAATTATTTGTCTATTCGGGGGGGGGATTCGTCTAGAAATTATAGGTTGTGTTTGGTTTCTTAAGAATCTGTTTGTATGCTATCTTATAGCAAGATTTGTCAAATGCGTTAAAATACCAGTAGAGATTACGTTTCCGCTTTCATGGGTAATACTTTTAATTATTCCTTATAGTGGAACATTGATGATTAATTTTCTCTATTTCTATTTTTGTGTTGGCTATTTAATCCATAAATATCAAGATTATATTCAAAGTTATAGAGTCTCCCTATTTGTATTTTCTCTTGTCTTTTTTATAGCAGCAGTTTGTATGCATTGGACAAATCCTTCTGAAAAAGTTGATATAAATTTACTTATGTTTAGTCCTTTCAAGTTTGTTGTACAAGTTTTTGTCGGACTTTCTGGCTCTATAGTTGTAATAGGTATTTGTGAGCTTATATATAAGTTGTTTGGAAAGCGACAGAGGGCAGGGAAGGTTCTATCATATTTTAGTACTATTGGTAGATATACTTTGGGAATATATATTGTACAAACTTTTATAATAGAGCGGTTAATAACTGTATATATAAAGTTAAATGAGGCAGTCATTTCACCAGCTTTTACAGATTTTATTTTTATCCCATTGATTGGTAGTGCCTTATGTTGTGTTTGCTATTATGTTGTTCGTTTAACACAACCAATTAAAATAATAAATATTCTTTTTTATGGGGTACAGAAATAG
- a CDS encoding glycosyltransferase produces MDKPKFSIVVPVYNAEGYLRKCLDSLLRQGLDSYEILLVNDGSTDSSLSICQEYAENNHRIKVLSQNNQGVCAARNNGLEHSTGEWIVLVDSDDYLLDNGLYTAFSAVKCQEEYDVIQYKSSYDFWPKKALTSDVIFMGSGHDLIRQSGFVSFCWLCFYRREFLIRNHIHFNNKYIVGEDQLFVANVFLHNPRTAVVSTDIYRYVVHEDSATTKRDVKHTRRCVEDYLSSFYDILSIAKSVKGDEKEGVVLACYNALNAKKMFGFSRMLSSQYDYRNFKRIRSRAREVEFYPIFPNGAGMKPLCMAWMINLILKHYFFYKPASWLFNSLVVKYILPRLRVNLKNEK; encoded by the coding sequence ATGGATAAACCAAAGTTTAGTATCGTTGTTCCTGTTTATAATGCAGAGGGATATCTGCGTAAATGCCTTGATTCACTTCTTCGCCAAGGTTTGGATAGTTATGAGATTCTATTAGTTAATGATGGGAGTACTGATAGTTCTCTGTCTATATGTCAGGAGTATGCAGAAAATAATCATAGGATAAAAGTATTGAGCCAAAACAATCAAGGTGTTTGTGCTGCACGGAACAATGGTCTAGAACATTCGACAGGGGAATGGATAGTATTGGTAGATTCGGATGATTATCTTTTAGATAATGGATTGTATACAGCTTTTTCTGCTGTTAAATGTCAAGAAGAGTATGATGTCATTCAGTATAAGAGCAGCTATGATTTTTGGCCAAAGAAAGCCCTTACATCTGATGTGATTTTTATGGGGAGTGGACATGATTTGATTAGACAGTCGGGCTTTGTTTCTTTCTGTTGGTTATGTTTTTATAGGAGAGAGTTCTTGATTCGCAACCATATTCACTTTAATAATAAGTATATTGTAGGAGAAGACCAATTGTTTGTTGCTAATGTGTTTCTTCATAACCCACGAACAGCTGTGGTTTCAACAGACATTTATCGTTATGTTGTACATGAAGATAGTGCAACAACCAAGCGTGATGTAAAACATACAAGACGATGTGTTGAGGATTATCTGTCGTCTTTCTATGATATATTAAGTATAGCTAAGAGTGTAAAAGGTGATGAAAAGGAAGGTGTTGTGTTAGCTTGCTATAATGCACTGAATGCAAAGAAAATGTTTGGGTTCAGTAGAATGTTGTCTTCTCAATATGATTATAGAAATTTTAAGCGAATCAGGTCTCGAGCACGAGAAGTAGAATTTTATCCAATCTTTCCGAATGGGGCAGGAATGAAACCTCTGTGTATGGCTTGGATGATTAATTTGATACTTAAGCATTATTTTTTCTATAAACCTGCTTCTTGGCTTTTTAATAGTCTTGTTGTAAAATATATTCTCCCACGATTAAGAGTAAATCTGAAGAATGAAAAATAA
- a CDS encoding glycosyltransferase family 4 protein — protein sequence MRILQVITSLEMGGAETLVVNLIPRLQALGHTVDLCVFNGTETPLTNRLKKESPQTKIYALGHGAYNPLYILKLTKIMRNYDIIHTHNSSPQLFVAIARSFCPVKLVSTEHTTSNRKREWKWYAPIESWMYGQYNHVICISQIAEEKLRVYMGGFWMEKSNPKYEQISTINNGVDVKAISNAAPDNELLSLKGQRKAILMVAGFRDAKDQDTVVRSLSLLNNDKFEIWFAGVGVRQDTVKQLADSLGVGERVRFLGLRTDIPNVLRSADVIVMSSHWEGLSLSNVEGMSAHKPFIASNVNGLKEVTKGYGILFPHEDAKVLADEINHLTSDEAYYNEIAERCYNRALEFDISKTVNGYNNVYKDVNSNG from the coding sequence ATGAGAATACTGCAAGTCATTACATCTTTGGAAATGGGCGGTGCTGAAACTTTGGTAGTTAATTTGATACCAAGGTTGCAGGCATTAGGGCATACTGTAGATTTGTGCGTTTTTAATGGTACAGAAACGCCATTGACTAATAGACTGAAGAAAGAGAGCCCACAAACGAAGATATATGCGCTGGGACATGGGGCTTACAATCCACTCTATATATTGAAGCTGACAAAGATAATGAGGAACTATGATATTATTCACACACATAATTCCTCACCACAGCTTTTTGTAGCTATTGCGAGATCGTTCTGCCCAGTGAAACTTGTGTCTACAGAACATACAACTTCTAATCGCAAACGTGAATGGAAGTGGTATGCACCGATTGAGAGCTGGATGTATGGACAGTATAACCATGTGATTTGTATAAGTCAGATTGCAGAGGAAAAGTTGCGAGTGTATATGGGAGGTTTTTGGATGGAAAAGTCTAATCCCAAGTATGAGCAAATCTCAACAATCAACAATGGTGTAGATGTAAAGGCAATCAGTAATGCAGCTCCCGATAATGAGTTGTTATCGTTGAAAGGACAGAGAAAGGCTATTTTGATGGTAGCGGGATTCCGAGATGCAAAAGATCAGGATACCGTTGTCAGGAGCTTGAGTTTGCTGAATAACGATAAGTTTGAAATTTGGTTTGCAGGTGTCGGTGTTCGTCAGGATACTGTCAAGCAGTTAGCAGACTCACTCGGTGTTGGTGAACGGGTGAGGTTCCTTGGCTTACGTACGGATATACCGAATGTACTGCGGTCTGCAGATGTTATCGTGATGTCTTCTCATTGGGAAGGGTTGAGCCTTAGCAATGTGGAAGGGATGAGTGCTCATAAGCCTTTTATAGCATCTAATGTAAATGGGTTGAAAGAGGTAACAAAAGGATATGGTATTCTTTTCCCGCATGAAGATGCAAAGGTCTTGGCAGATGAGATTAATCATTTAACAAGTGATGAGGCTTATTATAATGAGATAGCTGAACGTTGTTATAATAGAGCTTTGGAGTTTGATATTTCAAAAACGGTCAATGGATATAATAATGTTTATAAAGATGTAAATTCTAATGGGTAA